GAGTAGTACGCTCCATATTGTCCGGACCAATAAAGTCGGCCAATTTGCTGTTCAGGAATTCTGAAACGCTGGCAAAATTGCTTCCTTCATTCAGCCACTCACTAGCCAAACGGCCAATGTCCATACGGGCGGGAGCTAAATCCATTTGCACCAATTCGTCCAAAAGGGCTACGGTGTCGGTAATGGTAATGTTTTGTCCTACAATGTTGCGAGCATAAGAATGCAGGTTCAGCACTTCGCTGGGACGTTGATCCACCAATTGGTTGCGGAACAACACGGTTTCAATGCCCTTATCTAAGTAAAGATCATTGATGTTTTTGATGAATTGAACCGCCAGTTTCTCTTGCTGAATTCTCTGAGCAACAGATTCTTGATAATTGTTTGTCTGCGCCATTTTAGCGTGATTTGAGAGGGTTTAAAAAAACGCTGCAAATGTAGACTATTTACAAATTATCAAAGGCTTAATCAAGCCTTTTTGCCTTTCGGCGGATGGGATTTTATTGATAGTCAATTATCGAATTCCATTGCGGTTAGCCCAACGGTGGTATTTCGCCTTATTGATATTATGCTGACGCAGGCTCTGAGCAAAGGAATGGTAACCAGGTCGGTCGGGATCTGCGCACATAAAAATGTAGGAATGATCCTGCGCTTTTAAAACGGCATCAATACTGCGAGGATCGGGAATGCGAATCGGCCCCGGAGGTAAGCCTGTATGCAAATAAGTATTATAGGGAGAGTCAATATCCAGGTTCTTGGTATACACTCTTTGCACGATCAAATCCGGATCTTCTATTTTCATGGCATAAATCACCGTAGGATCCGATTGTAATTTGATGCCTTTTTCCAAACGGTTGAGGTATAAGCCGGCTACCATGGGCATTTCATCGGGGCGAGCAGTTTCGCTTTCCACAATGCTGGCCAGGGTAATAACTTCATGTCGGCTTAAGCCACTTTTTTCGAGCAATGCAGTACGACTCTGCCAAAAGCGCTCCGATTCGCGCAGCATCCTTTGAACAAAATCATGTGGACTGGTAATCCAGTAAAACTCATAGGTGTTAGATAAGAAGAAGCCCGGCAGTTCCTTGCGGCTGATTTTAAAATCTTCCAAAACCTCTTCGCTCTTCAAATATTTGAGGAAATCCAGCGAATCCGGTTCCAGAGCTTCTCCGGCTTGACCAGCCAAATCTTCCAGGGTATAAGCCATATTAAGGGTAAGGCGCACGGGCTCTTGAATTCCTGCGCGAAGACGATTCACCAAACTATTATTACTCATGCCACTGCTAATGGCATATTTACCTGGCTTAATGTTATGAGGTAATTTCTTCCATTCGGCCAGCAGTTCAAAGTATTCGCGATGAATAAGTAGAGTGTCTAGCTGAAGTAAAAGTTCTTCATAGCTAGTGCCTGGCTCAATATAAAGATGATGACTTTGCTCCAAGCTCACCACATTAGGAGCCCAAATAATGCGTTGGGCTCGATAGCCCAAATAGCCTCCAACTAAAACAATGATGCCAAGAAGAATGAGTAGACCTCGTTTCATGAAAAGAATTTCCTGTAGTGTTCCTTAGCCTGGATATTCTGCGGGTCCAAGCGAATTATAGCTTCCAAAGCGCGCTTCAAAGCTAGGGCATCTTCGCTTTGCATGGCACGCCGAGCTTCATTTTGCCAAGCTAAAAGATAGTCGGGATAGCGTTCTAAGCAAAGCTTTAAGTATTGTGCTGCCTCGGTATTACGGACTTGTTCCAGCATCAAAAAAGCAATATTATTTAGGGATTCCCGATGGTAAGGCTCCTCTTGTAATACTTCCTTCCATAAGCTTTCGGCCTTGGCTTTTTGTCCTTCGGCATTTAATAAAGCTGCCCATTTATTTTTGAAGTCACCAATAAAGGGAGCCAGTTCTACCGAGCGTTCAAATAGTTTTAAAGCGGATTCCCTATCACCTTTAAACTGATAAGCTTCCGCCAAACGGTAGGCTGTCCAAGCATCTTTATTTTCATAATCAAGTTCGGTGAGTTCTCGCAATAGATGGTCGATTCCATATTGCGCTCCGAAGTGATACAAGCTTTCGCGATCACCACTTAAAAAGAAGTAATAGGTCCAGAGGTACAAATGCTCCGATGCTGTTTTAGGCACCTCATTTAAGAAGCGGGCCGCACTATCCAAATAAACAGGCTTGGCGCCGAAGCGTTCAAATTGCTGCAAATAAGCCAGGGCTTTATCGCGCGCTGAGGGTTTAGGATCATTGATAGAGAGCAGGGCTAAAAAGCGACTGGCTTCGGGTGAAACTTGAGTTCCATTTTCCTGAGGCTTACGGATAAAATGATCGTGCACCGTAACATGGGGAATGTCGGTGGCCTGAGAGGGAGGCATGTGGCATTGCACACAATTATCTTGTACTAGCTCCCTTTCGGATAGGGGAGCAGAGCACAGTTTGCTGGCCTTCTCAGGCGAATGACATTCAATACAAGTTTGATTAAAGCTCGCAATCTCCGTATTCTTTACCGACACATGAGGGTTATGGCAAGAGGTACAGGTGAAGGTCTCCGGATGAGCCTGATAGCAAGCGCTAAGCTTAAAACGATCCGCATGTGAGGCCATAATAAAGCGATTGTCGGAATCCTCATAGCGTGGTAAAAAGACCTGCATTACCTCTTTGAGCTCCATGCCTGGTTTAAAGTCGAAAAAGCTTTTGCCTTCCTTTAATACTGCATTGCCTTGAAGGTGACAGCGCTGGCAAATTTCAAATTGCATTTGGGCACTAAGGCGCTTGGGGTTCACAATACTGCGATCGGCTTCTTTGGCGGTGTCGGTAATTTCACCCCGCATAATTTTCGCCACATGCGCGCCTCCCGGACCATGGCAGCGTTCGCAATTAATTCCTTCCGGGATACGGCTAAATTTTTGAGTGCTACCCTTTACAAATTGGGTGGGCATGGCATTGTGGCAAGCCATACATTCCAGGCCAATTTGTCGGTTAAAGCGACTGTTATTTCCCTCCTCAAAGCCAGGAGGGAAGTCTAGCTTTTGTTCTTGAGCATACCAGGTAAAAGGCGCTTGAAAATAATAGCCATTCTCCTGCCAGAGATGTGAATTGGTATGCTGTCCGCTGCCAATAACATAATCGATCGGCTGTACTAAATTGTGGATCGTATCGCCATCGGCGCCAAGCCTAAACTCGCGCAGGACTAAGGTATTATCTCGCCAAAATGGTTGATAGTATAAATCTTGATAGGAGTCGTATAGCTTCTGCTGACCATCAATCTTGGCAATGCTTTTTAGGGTATCGGCCTTGCCAATGGACTGCCCCATTCCGGTTTGGATAAAGGTCTGATGTATTCCACTATGACACTGCATACAAGTTTCGATGCCAACATAAGACACCGTATCATGGTGATTGAGCCATTGCAGCGATTCTTCTTTTTCGGCGCTCAGTTTTTTGGCTGTGGGATGATCACATTGATAAGCCAAAAGCATCACCAAGGCTATAATTCCACTTAAGCTCAAAAACTTCTTCATCGAGACCCTTTCAATAATTGCAGTAAATGCTCGTCTATAAAAGAATCACCCTGGCGGTACCATTGTTTACGCAAGCCGCATTTTTCAAAGCCGCATTTTTCAAAAAGTCGCAAGCTGGCCGCATTTCCATCGGCAATACTTACATGTAATTGCTGCAAATCAAAGGCGGTGAAGAGGTAGTCTATAAAAAGATTCAGGGCCGCCTCTGCCAGGCCTTGGCCTCGATTGGACTCCGCACCGATGAGTATACCCAAGGCTCCGCGGCGATGGTCAATATCAAAATCAAAGAAATCAGCCAGTCCAATGCTTTGGTCTTTATAGCAAATCATCATTCGCAATTGTCCCACTTCATAGGGACTTTTCCCTACTTCTTGCAGGTATTGCTTCATTAGGTATTCGCTATAGGGAACCCTTTGCTGGGAGCTGGTCCAAAACTCAGGATTGTTCTCCCAAGCCAATAGCAGGCTTAGATCTTCGGGCTCCAAAGCCCTTAAGCTGATATCTTCTTTTTGCAGCTTTATCATTTGGCAAAGCCCTCGAATACTTTCTCTGCTGGTCCTTCTAACCAGATGTTGAAATAGCCCTTTTCGGGACTGTGCTCAAAAGAAAGACTAAGCTTGCCTCCCTTGGTACGCATGTGAATGGGAGAGAGGGGTGCCTTGCCACTGTAATGGGCCACCAAAGCAGCGGCGGTAACTCCAGTGCCGCAACTATAGGTTTCATCTTCTACGCCTCGCTCATAGGTACGCATTTCCCAATTCTGGCCTTCACCAGTCATGAAGTTTACGTTAACCCCGGCTTTCTTATAAGGTTCTGAATTGCGAATGGCGCGTGCGGCAGTCACAATGTTCAATTCGTCGGGATTGGGATGCAAAACCACATGATGCGGAGAGCCGGTATCGGTAAACCAGTCAGTGCCCCGCGCTTCAATAGTGGGCACATCAATCATTTGCAGGCGTACGCGTTTTGCTTCTACTTCTGCCAGGTGGGGACCATCAATCGCAATGAAGCGAAAGGAGTTTCCCATCCCTAAATCGTGCGCAAATTGTGCAATACAGCGGCCACCATTGCCGCACATCGTACTTTCGCGTCCGTCGCTATTGTAATAGATCATGCGGAAGTCGAAACCTTCGGCGGGGGCTAATATGATTAGGCCATCGGCACCTATGCCAAATCGGCGATGACAAAATTGCTCGATGTCAGTTTGAGACCATGACGGAATTTCCTGACGTCCATCGATCATAATAAAGTCATTTCCGGTACCTTGGTATTTGTGAAAAGTAATCGGATTCACGTCTAAGTTAAAATGTCGTTAAAGGCTGTGTTTCAAGGATACTAGGCCTTGACTTGGAACAGTTATTGGAAAAAATTTGTTGCAAAGTAAAAAGATAGGATAACATGAAGAATATTGCAAAGCTCATTTTGATTTCAGCCTTTGGGGGAATGATCAGTTTGGGACTCTATAAAGCCTTCTTTGAGAAGGAGAACACCCGAACTTTTATTGAGAGCCCCGCTCAAGTTCAACATAGTCCGGTAAGTTATGCCGTGCCGGGAACCGCGCCGGAAGATTTTGTGGAGGCGGCCGAGAAGAGTGTTCATAGCGTAGTACACGTAAAAACAGCCGTGCGTGCTCGAGTGCCGGTAGCACAATCTCCTTTAGACTTTTTCTTTGGCGTACCTCAAGGTCAGGGCCAGGGTCAATTGCAATTAGGAACCGGCTCCGGGGTAATCATTAGTGAGGATGGTTATATCGTAACCAATAACCACGTAATTGAGGGCGCTGAAGAAATTTTGGTGAGCCTCAATAGTGGAGAAGAATATCCCGCCAAAGTAATTGGTGCCGACCCCACCACCGATATTGCCTTAATTAAGGTAGAAGATGAGGTGAGTGGATTGCCTTATCTCAATTTTAGCAATAGTGATAATCTCCGCGTAGGAGAATGGGTATTAGCCGTGGGTAACCCTTTCAATCTAACTTCAACCGTTACCGCGGGTATCGTTTCGGCCAAAGCACGTAGCATTGGTATTATTGCAGAGCAAGCAGCCATTGAGTCTTTTATTCAGACTGATGCGGCGGTAAACCCCGGAAATAGTGGTGGTGCTCTGGTAAATACTCGCGGTGAATTAGTAGGAATCAACTCAGCCATTAGTACTCGCACCGGAAGTTTTGAAGGTTACTCCTTTGCCGTACCTAGTAATCTGGCAGAAAAGGTAGTGGCTGACCTAAAAGAATTTGGTACTGTACAGCGTGCTTATTTAGGGGTTAAAATTTCGGATGTGACCCCAAGGCTGGCTACCGACTTAAAGCTTGAAGTGAACTCCGGTGTTTATATTGGCGGTTTAAGTGAAAATGGTGCCGCTGCTGAAGCCGGTTTGGCAGAAGGGGATATCATTGTGGCGGTTGATGATCGTAAGGTGAACAAAGGAGCCGAGTTGCAAGAGATTATTGGCAGCAAGCGCCCTGGAGAAGCGGTGATAGTTTCCGTTTTACGGGATGATGTTTTAAAAGACTATCAGGTAACCTTGCGCAATGTAAATGGCACTACGCAACGTTTTAAGAAGGAAGATCTTCAGTTCCTGACCTTATTAGGAGGAAGCTTCCGCGAGGTGAATGAAGATGAGCGACGCGCTTACCGTATTCCTTATGGTGTTAAGATTTTGGATGTGAAGAGTGGCATCTTAGCCGAGCAGGATATTCCTCGCGGCTTTATCATTACCCAGATTAATCAGAAAGCCATTAAGAAGGTAGAGGACATTAATGTGGTAGGCAAAGAACTTCCACGTGATAAACCAGTAATCATCTTTGGTGTACTTCCGAATGGACGCGAAAAATATTATGCCTTTGGTTTTTAGTAATTGTGATGAAAGCAAATGAAAAGCGGCCCTGGATGGGGCCGCTTTTTTTATGATGTAAAATTGAAGTTCTTACAATCTTGCCAGGCTTTCTTCCAAAGCTTTGATTTTGCTTTGGGCATCATCCTGCTTGGCTTTCTCATTAGCCAGATTAATCAGAAAGCGATTAAGAAGGAAGAGGATAGCAAGTCGCTTGTAAAAGATCTTCCACATGATAAACCAGTAATCATCTGTGGCGTACTTCCAAACGGATGCGAAAAGTATTATGCTTTTGGTTTTTAGAAATTGTATTAAAAGCAAATGAAAAAAGGACCTGCACTGCTTCGCTTTTTTTGATCTAATAAAAGCAATGCAGTAGCTTTGAAAAAACTTTATATGCTTCGTAGATTATTCATCATTTTACTTTTGCTCAGTGCTTTTTCCAACCTTAAAGCGTCGCACATTTTAGGTGGTATCTTGGACTATTATGTTGTTAATCCAAGTCAATACAAGTTTGTAGCAACTATCTATTACGAGCCTGGTTATTCACCATCAAATATTCAATTAGCCGGTCCGCTTGGTAGTGGAAATATGGCATTGGATAGTAGTTATACTGATACCATTTTTTTCGACGGATGCGGGTTTTCAGTGGTGGTCTATAAATACTCTTTAGATGTTAATACGGTTGGTGTACCTGGTAATTCTGGGTGGAATTTCTCCATAAGCGCCTGTTGCACGGATACTTTTTCTAATGTTTCGTACAGTGGTCAGAATATGGATTTTACGATAAGCTGCACCTTGTTTAAAGAATATAATCCAATTAGCCAAAGCTATGTTGCGCCAACAGTTGGTACAATCAACACTAAAACTCCAAGCTTATTTCATTACAGAACCACGGGAGCACCTCAAAAGATACCCATTGCTCCTTTGAGTAAAGAGAATAGTATAGATTCTGTAGTGCATCATTTATCTCAACCTTTTCTAACTCAAAGTCAGAGAATTACATGGGAGAATGGATATAATCAATTTGCCCCTTTTCCCGATCCCTCTGAGGATACACTAAATGGAGTCAATTTCTTGGACAGTCGGGGTTTTTTAAACTTTAACATTCAGGGAAGTAATACAGAGGCCGGTAGGTATTTATATGGTGTTAGGTATAATCATTATAAAGGGGGAAATAGAATTATACGTCAATTTAGTAACGGCGCCTTACTCTTAGGTACTCCAGATTCTAGCAGGAATATGCCAGATGTTCTTACCCTATTTAATGATACGGCTTATCAAGCATCTCAATCTACAGAGTATTATTCTCTATTGCTTGAAGTCCAAGATACATTTAATGTGGAATTGTTTGCAACGCAATCATTGTCGGGAGAATTGATTAGAGCAAGATTATTCGGCAGTCATGGACAAAGGGATAGCGGAGTATTTCAATCGCTAAACCCTCAAGGCGCATTTTTAACAGCGGATTCTAATAGAGTTACTTATACGCAAAGGTTTTACCCTTGGGATTTAGTAGATAATCAAAGTAATGTAAATCTGCGGTTTTCATTTAGTGATACTACCTGTCTTTGGCCCTTGACACGTACGATAGAATTCAATCTGAAAATTCGTAACTATCTTAAAATTACCAATAAAGTCGGTGACGTCCTTGGTGATACGCTTTTTGTTTGCCCATTTGATACAATTGAATTATTGCCCAGCGGTAACTATAATAGCTTGGCTTTGTGGTCCAGCGAAAAAGTTCAATTATTTAGGAATACAAATACGCAGGCCACTTTTGTTGCAGACAGTTCAGGATGGATCTTTTTAAATGAGACCAATGGGAATCGGAAAGACTCTATCTATATAAATCTGATTAGGGAAGACTTTAAATTAATGAATAGTGGACTTTTTTGGCCACGTCCAAATGTTCCAATTAGTTCTAATCAAGAAGCTTGGTTCTATAATGATATTCTGCCAATTTATTCGGATCGAGATAATGACAATGCTATTTGGAAAATGGGAGCCGGATACTATACCTTCATTGATTTTAAGCTACCTCCTAGTTGCCCTGAATTCTATCGAGATACTTTGTTCATATATCAGTCTTGGGAAAGTTTAAATCCGCTACAAACCATCGCTGATACGGTGCATATTGCTGATCACAGGAAAATAGAGTTTAGAGTATTAAGTGATATAATGGTTGACAGTCTTTATATAATTGGGCTTGACAC
The Croceimicrobium hydrocarbonivorans genome window above contains:
- the mltG gene encoding endolytic transglycosylase MltG codes for the protein MKRGLLILLGIIVLVGGYLGYRAQRIIWAPNVVSLEQSHHLYIEPGTSYEELLLQLDTLLIHREYFELLAEWKKLPHNIKPGKYAISSGMSNNSLVNRLRAGIQEPVRLTLNMAYTLEDLAGQAGEALEPDSLDFLKYLKSEEVLEDFKISRKELPGFFLSNTYEFYWITSPHDFVQRMLRESERFWQSRTALLEKSGLSRHEVITLASIVESETARPDEMPMVAGLYLNRLEKGIKLQSDPTVIYAMKIEDPDLIVQRVYTKNLDIDSPYNTYLHTGLPPGPIRIPDPRSIDAVLKAQDHSYIFMCADPDRPGYHSFAQSLRQHNINKAKYHRWANRNGIR
- a CDS encoding cytochrome c3 family protein; translated protein: MKKFLSLSGIIALVMLLAYQCDHPTAKKLSAEKEESLQWLNHHDTVSYVGIETCMQCHSGIHQTFIQTGMGQSIGKADTLKSIAKIDGQQKLYDSYQDLYYQPFWRDNTLVLREFRLGADGDTIHNLVQPIDYVIGSGQHTNSHLWQENGYYFQAPFTWYAQEQKLDFPPGFEEGNNSRFNRQIGLECMACHNAMPTQFVKGSTQKFSRIPEGINCERCHGPGGAHVAKIMRGEITDTAKEADRSIVNPKRLSAQMQFEICQRCHLQGNAVLKEGKSFFDFKPGMELKEVMQVFLPRYEDSDNRFIMASHADRFKLSACYQAHPETFTCTSCHNPHVSVKNTEIASFNQTCIECHSPEKASKLCSAPLSERELVQDNCVQCHMPPSQATDIPHVTVHDHFIRKPQENGTQVSPEASRFLALLSINDPKPSARDKALAYLQQFERFGAKPVYLDSAARFLNEVPKTASEHLYLWTYYFFLSGDRESLYHFGAQYGIDHLLRELTELDYENKDAWTAYRLAEAYQFKGDRESALKLFERSVELAPFIGDFKNKWAALLNAEGQKAKAESLWKEVLQEEPYHRESLNNIAFLMLEQVRNTEAAQYLKLCLERYPDYLLAWQNEARRAMQSEDALALKRALEAIIRLDPQNIQAKEHYRKFFS
- a CDS encoding GNAT family N-acetyltransferase — protein: MIKLQKEDISLRALEPEDLSLLLAWENNPEFWTSSQQRVPYSEYLMKQYLQEVGKSPYEVGQLRMMICYKDQSIGLADFFDFDIDHRRGALGILIGAESNRGQGLAEAALNLFIDYLFTAFDLQQLHVSIADGNAASLRLFEKCGFEKCGLRKQWYRQGDSFIDEHLLQLLKGSR
- the dapF gene encoding diaminopimelate epimerase — translated: MTFHKYQGTGNDFIMIDGRQEIPSWSQTDIEQFCHRRFGIGADGLIILAPAEGFDFRMIYYNSDGRESTMCGNGGRCIAQFAHDLGMGNSFRFIAIDGPHLAEVEAKRVRLQMIDVPTIEARGTDWFTDTGSPHHVVLHPNPDELNIVTAARAIRNSEPYKKAGVNVNFMTGEGQNWEMRTYERGVEDETYSCGTGVTAAALVAHYSGKAPLSPIHMRTKGGKLSLSFEHSPEKGYFNIWLEGPAEKVFEGFAK
- a CDS encoding trypsin-like peptidase domain-containing protein, with translation MKNIAKLILISAFGGMISLGLYKAFFEKENTRTFIESPAQVQHSPVSYAVPGTAPEDFVEAAEKSVHSVVHVKTAVRARVPVAQSPLDFFFGVPQGQGQGQLQLGTGSGVIISEDGYIVTNNHVIEGAEEILVSLNSGEEYPAKVIGADPTTDIALIKVEDEVSGLPYLNFSNSDNLRVGEWVLAVGNPFNLTSTVTAGIVSAKARSIGIIAEQAAIESFIQTDAAVNPGNSGGALVNTRGELVGINSAISTRTGSFEGYSFAVPSNLAEKVVADLKEFGTVQRAYLGVKISDVTPRLATDLKLEVNSGVYIGGLSENGAAAEAGLAEGDIIVAVDDRKVNKGAELQEIIGSKRPGEAVIVSVLRDDVLKDYQVTLRNVNGTTQRFKKEDLQFLTLLGGSFREVNEDERRAYRIPYGVKILDVKSGILAEQDIPRGFIITQINQKAIKKVEDINVVGKELPRDKPVIIFGVLPNGREKYYAFGF
- a CDS encoding T9SS type A sorting domain-containing protein, which produces MKKLYMLRRLFIILLLLSAFSNLKASHILGGILDYYVVNPSQYKFVATIYYEPGYSPSNIQLAGPLGSGNMALDSSYTDTIFFDGCGFSVVVYKYSLDVNTVGVPGNSGWNFSISACCTDTFSNVSYSGQNMDFTISCTLFKEYNPISQSYVAPTVGTINTKTPSLFHYRTTGAPQKIPIAPLSKENSIDSVVHHLSQPFLTQSQRITWENGYNQFAPFPDPSEDTLNGVNFLDSRGFLNFNIQGSNTEAGRYLYGVRYNHYKGGNRIIRQFSNGALLLGTPDSSRNMPDVLTLFNDTAYQASQSTEYYSLLLEVQDTFNVELFATQSLSGELIRARLFGSHGQRDSGVFQSLNPQGAFLTADSNRVTYTQRFYPWDLVDNQSNVNLRFSFSDTTCLWPLTRTIEFNLKIRNYLKITNKVGDVLGDTLFVCPFDTIELLPSGNYNSLALWSSEKVQLFRNTNTQATFVADSSGWIFLNETNGNRKDSIYINLIREDFKLMNSGLFWPRPNVPISSNQEAWFYNDILPIYSDRDNDNAIWKMGAGYYTFIDFKLPPSCPEFYRDTLFIYQSWESLNPLQTIADTVHIADHRKIEFRVLSDIMVDSLYIIGLDTNATPNFSIDQQEIEFILSDRSQEIRRDTIRSTGKTKICAALNSFLSTSKKYSLTIKPLNNSAKFVGFDFAPNFPGDTSGSFFIELRKDISDDGLEYLTSSFYAIGFKVGPRINIDEHKISKGFNVHPNPTDNQISLYNHGLENEVRLLDISGKLLWIGVAKEGPNQFDLTFLKSGIYTLLLNGSTQKIVKLD